The proteins below come from a single Periophthalmus magnuspinnatus isolate fPerMag1 chromosome 7, fPerMag1.2.pri, whole genome shotgun sequence genomic window:
- the tnnc1a gene encoding troponin C type 1a (slow), giving the protein MNDIYKAAVEQLTDEQKNEFKAAFDIFVQDAEDGCISTKELGKVMRMLGQNPTPEELQEMIDEVDEDGSGTVDFDEFLVMMVRCMKDDSKGKSEEELAELFRMFDKNADGYIDLEELKIMLESTGETITEDDIEELMKDGDKNNDGKIDYDEFLEFMKGVE; this is encoded by the exons atgaatgacatctaCAAGGCTGCG GTTGAGCAGCTGACAGACGAACAGAAAAACG AGTTCAAGGCGGCTTTTGACATCTTCGTTCAGGATGCGGAGGACGGCTGCATCAGCACCAAAGAGCTGGGGAAGGTGATGCGCATGCTGGGCCAGAACCCCACACCCGAGGAGCTGCAGGAGATGATCGACGAGGTGGATGAAGATG GGAGTGGCACGGTGGACTTTGATGAATTCCTCGTCATGATGGTGAGATGCATGAAGGACGACAGCAAGGGCAAGTCTGAGGAGGAACTGGCCGAGCTCTTCCGCATGTTTGacaa AAACGCAGACGGCTACATCGACCTGGAGGAGCTGAAAATTATGCTGGAATCCACAGGAGAGACCATCACCGAGGACGACATCGAGGAACTGATGAAGGACGGAGACAAGAACAACGACGGCAAAATCGACTACGACG AATTCTTGGAGTTCATGAAGGGAGTGGAGTAA
- the LOC117373638 gene encoding dual specificity protein phosphatase 7-like, translating to MSNEAQSKSAEWLRLELESGGASLLLLDCRSHELYESSHIDTAINLAIPGLMLRRFKKGNIPIRTIISNNEDKEKFLKRCKTDTIVVYDECTVDWQESGAQSVLGLLLHKLWEEGCKAYYLQGGFLKFHTEYPDHCETLLDSPCPTSSPPLSVLGFGNLRISSDCSDGESDKEPSSATESEESPIPNNQPAFPVKILPYLYLGCAKDSTNLDVLGQYNIKYILNVTPNLPNMFEHEGHFRYKQIPISDHWSENLSQFFPEAISFIDEARSKRCGILVHCLAGISRSVTVTVAYLMQRLNLSLNDAYDFVKRKKSNISPNFNFMGQLLDFERTLGLHSPCDNRSTGKEQLFFTTPTNHNVFQLDTLESS from the exons ATGTCTAATGAGGCGCAGAGTAAAAGCGCGGAATGGCTGCGGCTCGAGTTGGAGTCCGGGGGCGCTTCTTTGCTCCTTTTGGACTGCAGATCACACGAGCTGTACGAATCATCCCACATCGACACCGCCATCAACCTGGCCATCCCGGGACTTATGCTCCGGAGGTTCAAAAAGGGCAATATCCCCATCCGGACTATCATATCCAACAACGAGGACAAGGAGAAGTTTCTGAAGCGATGCAAAACGGACACGATAGTGGTGTACGACGAGTGCACGGTGGACTGGCAGGAGAGCGGAGCGCAGAGTGTGCTGGGACTACTGCTGCACAAACTCTGGGAAGAAGGCTGTAAGGCGTACTACCTGCAAG GTGGATTTCTAAAGTTCCACACGGAGTACCCAGATCACTGTGAGACGCTCCTGGACAGCCCGTgtcccacctcctctcctcctctgtccgtCCTGGGCTTCGGAAACCTCCGGATCAGCTCGGACTGCTCGGACGGGGAGTCTGACAAAGAGCCGAGCAGCGCCACGGAGTCGGAGGAGAGCCCCATACCCAACAACCAGCCGGCGTTTCCCGTCAAGATCCTCCCGTACCTGTACCTGGGCTGCGCCAAAGACTCCACCAACCTGGACGTCCTGGGCCAGTACAACATTAAGTACATCCTCAACGTCACGCCCAACCTCCCCAACATGTTTGAGCACGAGGGGCACTTCAGGTACAAACAGATCCCCATCTCAGACCACTGGAGTGAAAACCTGTCCCAGTTCTTCCCTGAAGCGATATCATTTATAG ACGAGGCTCGGTCCAAGCGCTGCGGCATCCTGGTGCATTGTTTGGCGGGAATCAGCCGCTCCGTCACGGTCACTGTCGCTTATCTGATGCAAAGACTCAACCTCTCGCTCAACGACGCGTACGACTTCGTCAAGAGGAAAAAGTCGAATATTTCTCCAAACTTTAACTTCATGGGCCAACTGCTGGACTTCGAGAGGACGCTGGGGCTGCACAGTCCCTGCGACAACCGGTCCACGGGCAAAGAGCAGCTTTTCTTCACCACCCCGACCAATCACAACGTCTTCCAGTTGGACACTCTGGAGTCCTCATGA